In Mastacembelus armatus chromosome 22, fMasArm1.2, whole genome shotgun sequence, a genomic segment contains:
- the ppp2r5ca gene encoding serine/threonine-protein phosphatase 2A 56 kDa regulatory subunit gamma isoform isoform X1, with translation MLTCNKSGDRMVVDAPNSNGPFQPVALMHFRDVAPAEQEKLFIQKLRQCCVLFDFLSDPLSDLKWKEVKRAALSEMVEYITHNRNVITEPIYPEVVHMFAVNMFRTLPPSSNPTGAEFDPEEDEPTLEAAWPHLQLVYEFFLRFLESPDFQPNIAKKYIDQKFVMQLLELFDSEDPRERDFLKTTLHRIYGKFLGLRAYIRKQINNIFYRFIYETEHHNGIAELLEILGSIINGFALPLKEEHKIFLLKVLLPLHKVKSLSVYHPQLAYCVVQFLEKDSTLTEPVVMALLKYWPKTHSPKEVMFLNELEEILDVIEPSEFVKVQEPLFRQLAKCVSSPHFQVAERALYYWNNEYIMSLISDNAAKILPIMFPALYRNSKTHWNKTIHGLIYNALKLFMEMNQKLFDDCTQQFRAEKNKEKAKSKEREEAWIKIENLAKSNPQFSMYVDSSDLNSPVAMETDVPLIEDVQRLKKTVEEGATQLQHDQRKERPMVRRKSELPQDIYTTKALESHRRAEDMLTTRDGL, from the exons ATGTTGACATGCAATAAATCTGGAGACAGGATGGTTGTGGATGCACCTAATTCCAATGGGCCCTTTCAGCCGGTGGCTCTCATGCACTTCAGAG ATGTGGCCCCCGCGGAACAGGAGAAGCTGTTCATCCAGAAACTACGACAGTGCTGCGTCCtttttgacttcctgtctgacCCGCTGAGCGACCTGAAATGGAAGGAAGTGAAGCGGGCGGCGCTGAGCGAAATGGTGGAGTACATCACCCACAACAGGAATGTCATCACAGAGCCCATCTACCCAGAGGTGGTGCACATG TTTGCTGTGAATATGTTCAGAACGTTGCCTCCATCGTCCAACCCTACTGGAGCGGAGTTTGATCCAGAGGAAGACGAGCCGACACTTGAAGCTGCATGGCCACACCTCCAG CTCGTCTATGAATTTTTCCTTAGGTTTTTAGAATCTCCGGACTTTCAGCCTAACATAGCAAAGAAATACATCGATCAGAAATTTGTTATGCAG CTCCTAGAACTATTTGACAGTGAGGAtcccagagagagagatttcCTCAAAACTACGCTCCACAGGATCTACGGAAAGTTCCTGGGCCTGAGAGCGTAcatcagaaaacaaatcaataacatTTTCTATAG GTTTATCTATGAGACAGAGCACCATAATGGCATAGCTGAACTACTGGAAATACTTGGAAG CATAATTAATGGATTTGCCTTACCACTGAAAGAAGAGCACAAGATTTTCCTGTTGAAGGTTTTATTGCCTCTGCACAAAGTCAAATCACTCAGTGTCTACCATCCACAA CTGGCCTACTGCGTGGTGCAGTTTTTGGAAAAGGACAGCACTCTCACTGAGCCG GTGGTAATGGCTCTCCTAAAGTACTGGCCAAAGACTCACAGTCCCAAGGAAGTCATGTTCCTCAATGAGCTGGAGGAGATCCTGGATGTTATCGAGCCCTCCGAGTTTGTCAAGGTGCAGGAGCCTCTGTTCAGACAGCTGGCCAAGTGTGTGTCCAGCCCGCACTTCCAG GTGGCAGAGAGAGCCCTGTACTACTGGAACAATGAGTACATCATGAGTCTGATCAGCGACAATGCGGCAAAGATTCTGCCAATTATGTTCCCTGCTCTGTACCGTAACTCTAAGACCCACTGGAACAA GACCATCCACGGCCTCATCTACAATGCTCTGAAGCTGTTCATGGAGATGAATCAGAAGCTCTTTGATGACTGCACACAGCAATTTAGGGCTGAGAAGAACAA agaaaaggcGAAGTCAAAAGAACGTGAAGAGGCTTGGATCAAAATCGAGAACCTAGCCAAGTCAAATCCACAG TTCTCTATGTATGTTGATTCCTCTGACCTCAATAGTCCTGTAGCAATGGAGACGGATGTCCCTTTGATAGAAGATGTTCAGAGGCTAAAAAAGACAGTTGAGGAGGGCGCGACTCAG TTGCAGCATGACCAGCGGAAAGAGCGACCCATGGTGCGACGCAAATCTGAGTTGCCTCAGGATATCTACACCACAAAAGCCTTGGAGTCCCACCGCAGAGCTGAAGACATGTTGACTACCCGTGATGGACTCTA
- the ppp2r5ca gene encoding serine/threonine-protein phosphatase 2A 56 kDa regulatory subunit gamma isoform isoform X2 — MLTCNKSGDRMVVDAPNSNGPFQPVALMHFRDVAPAEQEKLFIQKLRQCCVLFDFLSDPLSDLKWKEVKRAALSEMVEYITHNRNVITEPIYPEVVHMFAVNMFRTLPPSSNPTGAEFDPEEDEPTLEAAWPHLQLVYEFFLRFLESPDFQPNIAKKYIDQKFVMQLLELFDSEDPRERDFLKTTLHRIYGKFLGLRAYIRKQINNIFYRFIYETEHHNGIAELLEILGSIINGFALPLKEEHKIFLLKVLLPLHKVKSLSVYHPQLAYCVVQFLEKDSTLTEPVVMALLKYWPKTHSPKEVMFLNELEEILDVIEPSEFVKVQEPLFRQLAKCVSSPHFQVAERALYYWNNEYIMSLISDNAAKILPIMFPALYRNSKTHWNKTIHGLIYNALKLFMEMNQKLFDDCTQQFRAEKNKEKAKSKEREEAWIKIENLAKSNPQLQHDQRKERPMVRRKSELPQDIYTTKALESHRRAEDMLTTRDGL; from the exons ATGTTGACATGCAATAAATCTGGAGACAGGATGGTTGTGGATGCACCTAATTCCAATGGGCCCTTTCAGCCGGTGGCTCTCATGCACTTCAGAG ATGTGGCCCCCGCGGAACAGGAGAAGCTGTTCATCCAGAAACTACGACAGTGCTGCGTCCtttttgacttcctgtctgacCCGCTGAGCGACCTGAAATGGAAGGAAGTGAAGCGGGCGGCGCTGAGCGAAATGGTGGAGTACATCACCCACAACAGGAATGTCATCACAGAGCCCATCTACCCAGAGGTGGTGCACATG TTTGCTGTGAATATGTTCAGAACGTTGCCTCCATCGTCCAACCCTACTGGAGCGGAGTTTGATCCAGAGGAAGACGAGCCGACACTTGAAGCTGCATGGCCACACCTCCAG CTCGTCTATGAATTTTTCCTTAGGTTTTTAGAATCTCCGGACTTTCAGCCTAACATAGCAAAGAAATACATCGATCAGAAATTTGTTATGCAG CTCCTAGAACTATTTGACAGTGAGGAtcccagagagagagatttcCTCAAAACTACGCTCCACAGGATCTACGGAAAGTTCCTGGGCCTGAGAGCGTAcatcagaaaacaaatcaataacatTTTCTATAG GTTTATCTATGAGACAGAGCACCATAATGGCATAGCTGAACTACTGGAAATACTTGGAAG CATAATTAATGGATTTGCCTTACCACTGAAAGAAGAGCACAAGATTTTCCTGTTGAAGGTTTTATTGCCTCTGCACAAAGTCAAATCACTCAGTGTCTACCATCCACAA CTGGCCTACTGCGTGGTGCAGTTTTTGGAAAAGGACAGCACTCTCACTGAGCCG GTGGTAATGGCTCTCCTAAAGTACTGGCCAAAGACTCACAGTCCCAAGGAAGTCATGTTCCTCAATGAGCTGGAGGAGATCCTGGATGTTATCGAGCCCTCCGAGTTTGTCAAGGTGCAGGAGCCTCTGTTCAGACAGCTGGCCAAGTGTGTGTCCAGCCCGCACTTCCAG GTGGCAGAGAGAGCCCTGTACTACTGGAACAATGAGTACATCATGAGTCTGATCAGCGACAATGCGGCAAAGATTCTGCCAATTATGTTCCCTGCTCTGTACCGTAACTCTAAGACCCACTGGAACAA GACCATCCACGGCCTCATCTACAATGCTCTGAAGCTGTTCATGGAGATGAATCAGAAGCTCTTTGATGACTGCACACAGCAATTTAGGGCTGAGAAGAACAA agaaaaggcGAAGTCAAAAGAACGTGAAGAGGCTTGGATCAAAATCGAGAACCTAGCCAAGTCAAATCCACAG TTGCAGCATGACCAGCGGAAAGAGCGACCCATGGTGCGACGCAAATCTGAGTTGCCTCAGGATATCTACACCACAAAAGCCTTGGAGTCCCACCGCAGAGCTGAAGACATGTTGACTACCCGTGATGGACTCTA
- the ppp2r5ca gene encoding serine/threonine-protein phosphatase 2A 56 kDa regulatory subunit gamma isoform isoform X3, producing MLTCNKSGDRMVVDAPNSNGPFQPVALMHFRDVAPAEQEKLFIQKLRQCCVLFDFLSDPLSDLKWKEVKRAALSEMVEYITHNRNVITEPIYPEVVHMFAVNMFRTLPPSSNPTGAEFDPEEDEPTLEAAWPHLQLVYEFFLRFLESPDFQPNIAKKYIDQKFVMQLLELFDSEDPRERDFLKTTLHRIYGKFLGLRAYIRKQINNIFYRFIYETEHHNGIAELLEILGSIINGFALPLKEEHKIFLLKVLLPLHKVKSLSVYHPQLAYCVVQFLEKDSTLTEPVVMALLKYWPKTHSPKEVMFLNELEEILDVIEPSEFVKVQEPLFRQLAKCVSSPHFQVAERALYYWNNEYIMSLISDNAAKILPIMFPALYRNSKTHWNKTIHGLIYNALKLFMEMNQKLFDDCTQQFRAEKNKEKAKSKEREEAWIKIENLAKSNPQSCSNGDGCPFDRRCSEAKKDS from the exons ATGTTGACATGCAATAAATCTGGAGACAGGATGGTTGTGGATGCACCTAATTCCAATGGGCCCTTTCAGCCGGTGGCTCTCATGCACTTCAGAG ATGTGGCCCCCGCGGAACAGGAGAAGCTGTTCATCCAGAAACTACGACAGTGCTGCGTCCtttttgacttcctgtctgacCCGCTGAGCGACCTGAAATGGAAGGAAGTGAAGCGGGCGGCGCTGAGCGAAATGGTGGAGTACATCACCCACAACAGGAATGTCATCACAGAGCCCATCTACCCAGAGGTGGTGCACATG TTTGCTGTGAATATGTTCAGAACGTTGCCTCCATCGTCCAACCCTACTGGAGCGGAGTTTGATCCAGAGGAAGACGAGCCGACACTTGAAGCTGCATGGCCACACCTCCAG CTCGTCTATGAATTTTTCCTTAGGTTTTTAGAATCTCCGGACTTTCAGCCTAACATAGCAAAGAAATACATCGATCAGAAATTTGTTATGCAG CTCCTAGAACTATTTGACAGTGAGGAtcccagagagagagatttcCTCAAAACTACGCTCCACAGGATCTACGGAAAGTTCCTGGGCCTGAGAGCGTAcatcagaaaacaaatcaataacatTTTCTATAG GTTTATCTATGAGACAGAGCACCATAATGGCATAGCTGAACTACTGGAAATACTTGGAAG CATAATTAATGGATTTGCCTTACCACTGAAAGAAGAGCACAAGATTTTCCTGTTGAAGGTTTTATTGCCTCTGCACAAAGTCAAATCACTCAGTGTCTACCATCCACAA CTGGCCTACTGCGTGGTGCAGTTTTTGGAAAAGGACAGCACTCTCACTGAGCCG GTGGTAATGGCTCTCCTAAAGTACTGGCCAAAGACTCACAGTCCCAAGGAAGTCATGTTCCTCAATGAGCTGGAGGAGATCCTGGATGTTATCGAGCCCTCCGAGTTTGTCAAGGTGCAGGAGCCTCTGTTCAGACAGCTGGCCAAGTGTGTGTCCAGCCCGCACTTCCAG GTGGCAGAGAGAGCCCTGTACTACTGGAACAATGAGTACATCATGAGTCTGATCAGCGACAATGCGGCAAAGATTCTGCCAATTATGTTCCCTGCTCTGTACCGTAACTCTAAGACCCACTGGAACAA GACCATCCACGGCCTCATCTACAATGCTCTGAAGCTGTTCATGGAGATGAATCAGAAGCTCTTTGATGACTGCACACAGCAATTTAGGGCTGAGAAGAACAA agaaaaggcGAAGTCAAAAGAACGTGAAGAGGCTTGGATCAAAATCGAGAACCTAGCCAAGTCAAATCCACAG TCCTGTAGCAATGGAGACGGATGTCCCTTTGATAGAAGATGTTCAGAGGCTAAAAAAGACAGTTGA